A stretch of Equus caballus isolate H_3958 breed thoroughbred chromosome 11, TB-T2T, whole genome shotgun sequence DNA encodes these proteins:
- the KRTAP17-1 gene encoding keratin-associated protein 17-1: MGCCPGECFGCCPQEQDCCEVCCCQPACCGCCGSCCGSCCGCGGSGCGNGCCGSSCCGSGSGCGSGCGGCCGGCCGSGCCGSSGCCGPVCCQPTPVCDTK; this comes from the coding sequence ATGGGGTGCTGCCCAGGCGAGTGCTTTGGCTGCTGCCCTCAAGAACAAGACTGCTGTGAAGTGTGCTGCTGCCAGCCCGCCTGCTGTGGCTGCTGCGGGTCCTGCTGTGGGTCCTGTTGCGGCTGCGGCGGCTCGGGCTGCGGGAACGGCTGCTGTGGATCTTCCTGCTGCGGCTCGGGCTCCGGCTGCGGCTCAGGCTGCGGGGGCTGCTGCGGGGGCTGCTGCGGCTCCGGTTGCTGCGGCTCCTCTGGGTGCTGCGGCCCTGTTTGCTGCCAGCCCACACCTGTCTGCGACACGAAATGA